In one window of Drosophila innubila isolate TH190305 chromosome 2L unlocalized genomic scaffold, UK_Dinn_1.0 4_B_2L, whole genome shotgun sequence DNA:
- the LOC117782212 gene encoding ectonucleoside triphosphate diphosphohydrolase 5 isoform X3: protein MRYEYKLLASDEKSSQSNRRKGSGSGSAGRGGVTSGLKLSFLCLIISVVLLLFVFGFVSDNASPYLARLASKLGYSKVQYAAIIDAGSTGSRVLAYKFNRSFIDNKLVLYEELFKERKPGLSSFADNPAEGAHSIKLLLDEARAFIPKEHWSSTPLVLKATAGLRLLPQSKAENLLNAVRDLFAKSEFSVDIDAVEIMDGTDEGIFSWFTVNFLLGRLSKTNQAAALDLGGGSTQVTFSPTDPEQVPVYDKYMHEVVTSSKKINVFTHSYLGLGLMAARHAVFTKGYNAEDTVVESVCVNPIIANRTWIYGNVKYQVSGKENSKSSAEQPVVDFDTCLELVKSKVMPLVKPKPFTLKQHAVAAFSYYFERAIESGLVDPTTGGETTVEAYRKKAQEICAIPNDDQPFMCFDLTFISVLLREGFGLNDSKKVKLYKKIDGHEISWALGCAYNVLTSDEKFNNS from the exons ATGAGATACGAATACAAGCTG CTGGCCAGCGATGAAAAGTCGTCGCAGTCGAATCGACGAAAGGGAAGCGGAAGCGGAAGTGCCGGACGTGGCGGTGTGACCAGCGGCTTAAAATTATCATTTCTATGTTTAATAATATCTGTAGTCCTACTGCTCTTTGTCTTTG GCTTTGTGTCGGACAATGCGAGTCCATATCTGGCCCGTCTCGCCTCCAAGCTGGGCTACAGCAAGGTCCAATATGCAGCGATCATTGATGCCGGCTCCACGGGCAGTCGTGTCCTGGCCTACAAATTCAATCGCAGCTTCATCGACAATAAACTGGTGCTCTACGAGGAGCTGTTCAAGGAACGCAAACCCGGTCTTAGCTCGTTTGCTGATAATCCTGCCGAGGGAGCGCATTCCATCAAATTGCTGTTGGATGAGGCACGCGCCTTTATACCCAAGGAGCACTGGTCATCGACGCCATTGGTGCTGAAGGCAACCGCTGGATTGCGTTTGCTGCCACAGAGCAAGGCGGAGAATCTGCTGAATGCTGTGAGAGATCTGTTCGCCAAATCCGAGTTCAGTGTGGACATCGATGCGGTGGAGATTATGGACGGCACCGATGAGGGCATCTTCAGTTGGTTTACGGTCAACTTTCTGTTGGGCCGTCTGTCCAAAACGAATCAGGCAGCTGCCTTAGATTTGGGTGGCGGCAGCACCCAAGTCACCTTCTCGCCCACAGATCCGGAACAGGTGCCCGTGTACGACAAGTACATGCATGAGGTGGTCACATCCAGCAAAAAGATCAATGTGTTTACGCACAGCTATCTGGGATTGGGTTTGATGGCCGCCCGTCATGCTGTCTTCACCAAGGGCTACAATGCCGAGGATACTGTGGTGGAGAGCGTTTGTGTCAATCCCATAATTGCCAATCGCACCTGGATCTACGGCAATGTCAAGTACCAAGTCAGTGGCAAGGAGAATAGCAAATCCTCAGCCGAGCAGCCAGTGGTTGACTTTGATACCTGTCTGGAGCTGGTAAAGAGCAAAGTGATGCCGTTGGTGAAGCCAAAACCATTTACACTCAAACAACATGCGGTAGCCGCGTTCAGTTATTACTTTGAGCGTGCCATCGAATCGGGATTGGTGGATCCAACAACTGGTGGCGAGACCACCGTGGAGGCGTACCGCAAAAAGGCGCAGGAAATCTGTGCCATACCCAATGATGATCAGCCCTTCATGTGCTTCGATTTGACATTCATATCGGTGCTGCTGCGGGAAGGATTTGGTCTCAACGATAGCAAGAAAGTTAAG CTTTACAAGAAGATCGATGGTCATGAGATATCCTGGGCTTTGGGATGTGCCTACAATGTGCTGACCAGCGATGAGAAATTCAATAATTCCTAG
- the LOC117782212 gene encoding ectonucleoside triphosphate diphosphohydrolase 5 isoform X2, with protein sequence MSTTDVRKRKLASDEKSSQSNRRKGSGSGSAGRGGVTSGLKLSFLCLIISVVLLLFVFGFVSDNASPYLARLASKLGYSKVQYAAIIDAGSTGSRVLAYKFNRSFIDNKLVLYEELFKERKPGLSSFADNPAEGAHSIKLLLDEARAFIPKEHWSSTPLVLKATAGLRLLPQSKAENLLNAVRDLFAKSEFSVDIDAVEIMDGTDEGIFSWFTVNFLLGRLSKTNQAAALDLGGGSTQVTFSPTDPEQVPVYDKYMHEVVTSSKKINVFTHSYLGLGLMAARHAVFTKGYNAEDTVVESVCVNPIIANRTWIYGNVKYQVSGKENSKSSAEQPVVDFDTCLELVKSKVMPLVKPKPFTLKQHAVAAFSYYFERAIESGLVDPTTGGETTVEAYRKKAQEICAIPNDDQPFMCFDLTFISVLLREGFGLNDSKKVKLYKKIDGHEISWALGCAYNVLTSDEKFNNS encoded by the exons ATGTCCACCACCGACGTGCGAAAGAGAAAG CTGGCCAGCGATGAAAAGTCGTCGCAGTCGAATCGACGAAAGGGAAGCGGAAGCGGAAGTGCCGGACGTGGCGGTGTGACCAGCGGCTTAAAATTATCATTTCTATGTTTAATAATATCTGTAGTCCTACTGCTCTTTGTCTTTG GCTTTGTGTCGGACAATGCGAGTCCATATCTGGCCCGTCTCGCCTCCAAGCTGGGCTACAGCAAGGTCCAATATGCAGCGATCATTGATGCCGGCTCCACGGGCAGTCGTGTCCTGGCCTACAAATTCAATCGCAGCTTCATCGACAATAAACTGGTGCTCTACGAGGAGCTGTTCAAGGAACGCAAACCCGGTCTTAGCTCGTTTGCTGATAATCCTGCCGAGGGAGCGCATTCCATCAAATTGCTGTTGGATGAGGCACGCGCCTTTATACCCAAGGAGCACTGGTCATCGACGCCATTGGTGCTGAAGGCAACCGCTGGATTGCGTTTGCTGCCACAGAGCAAGGCGGAGAATCTGCTGAATGCTGTGAGAGATCTGTTCGCCAAATCCGAGTTCAGTGTGGACATCGATGCGGTGGAGATTATGGACGGCACCGATGAGGGCATCTTCAGTTGGTTTACGGTCAACTTTCTGTTGGGCCGTCTGTCCAAAACGAATCAGGCAGCTGCCTTAGATTTGGGTGGCGGCAGCACCCAAGTCACCTTCTCGCCCACAGATCCGGAACAGGTGCCCGTGTACGACAAGTACATGCATGAGGTGGTCACATCCAGCAAAAAGATCAATGTGTTTACGCACAGCTATCTGGGATTGGGTTTGATGGCCGCCCGTCATGCTGTCTTCACCAAGGGCTACAATGCCGAGGATACTGTGGTGGAGAGCGTTTGTGTCAATCCCATAATTGCCAATCGCACCTGGATCTACGGCAATGTCAAGTACCAAGTCAGTGGCAAGGAGAATAGCAAATCCTCAGCCGAGCAGCCAGTGGTTGACTTTGATACCTGTCTGGAGCTGGTAAAGAGCAAAGTGATGCCGTTGGTGAAGCCAAAACCATTTACACTCAAACAACATGCGGTAGCCGCGTTCAGTTATTACTTTGAGCGTGCCATCGAATCGGGATTGGTGGATCCAACAACTGGTGGCGAGACCACCGTGGAGGCGTACCGCAAAAAGGCGCAGGAAATCTGTGCCATACCCAATGATGATCAGCCCTTCATGTGCTTCGATTTGACATTCATATCGGTGCTGCTGCGGGAAGGATTTGGTCTCAACGATAGCAAGAAAGTTAAG CTTTACAAGAAGATCGATGGTCATGAGATATCCTGGGCTTTGGGATGTGCCTACAATGTGCTGACCAGCGATGAGAAATTCAATAATTCCTAG
- the LOC117782212 gene encoding ectonucleoside triphosphate diphosphohydrolase 5 isoform X1: MSTTDVRKRKLASDEKSSQSNRRKGSGSGSAGRGGVTSGLKLSFLCLIISVVLLLFVFGVYHKYYAKVLIPSVTKSTKTTNLPTVTVPFHESPHMDTRLHQHTPRTTTTTTKPSTPRHSHGHDAGFVSDNASPYLARLASKLGYSKVQYAAIIDAGSTGSRVLAYKFNRSFIDNKLVLYEELFKERKPGLSSFADNPAEGAHSIKLLLDEARAFIPKEHWSSTPLVLKATAGLRLLPQSKAENLLNAVRDLFAKSEFSVDIDAVEIMDGTDEGIFSWFTVNFLLGRLSKTNQAAALDLGGGSTQVTFSPTDPEQVPVYDKYMHEVVTSSKKINVFTHSYLGLGLMAARHAVFTKGYNAEDTVVESVCVNPIIANRTWIYGNVKYQVSGKENSKSSAEQPVVDFDTCLELVKSKVMPLVKPKPFTLKQHAVAAFSYYFERAIESGLVDPTTGGETTVEAYRKKAQEICAIPNDDQPFMCFDLTFISVLLREGFGLNDSKKVKLYKKIDGHEISWALGCAYNVLTSDEKFNNS, from the exons ATGTCCACCACCGACGTGCGAAAGAGAAAG CTGGCCAGCGATGAAAAGTCGTCGCAGTCGAATCGACGAAAGGGAAGCGGAAGCGGAAGTGCCGGACGTGGCGGTGTGACCAGCGGCTTAAAATTATCATTTCTATGTTTAATAATATCTGTAGTCCTACTGCTCTTTGTCTTTGGTGTGTATCACAAGTATTATGCTAAAGTCTTAATTCCAAGTGTGACTAAATCGACTAAAACCACAAATTTACCCACTGTTACTGTTCCCTTTCATGAATCGCCACACATGGACACGCGTCTACATCAACATACTCCACgcaccaccacaacaacaacgaaaccCTCGACGCCACGTCATTCCCATGGACATGATGCAGGCTTTGTGTCGGACAATGCGAGTCCATATCTGGCCCGTCTCGCCTCCAAGCTGGGCTACAGCAAGGTCCAATATGCAGCGATCATTGATGCCGGCTCCACGGGCAGTCGTGTCCTGGCCTACAAATTCAATCGCAGCTTCATCGACAATAAACTGGTGCTCTACGAGGAGCTGTTCAAGGAACGCAAACCCGGTCTTAGCTCGTTTGCTGATAATCCTGCCGAGGGAGCGCATTCCATCAAATTGCTGTTGGATGAGGCACGCGCCTTTATACCCAAGGAGCACTGGTCATCGACGCCATTGGTGCTGAAGGCAACCGCTGGATTGCGTTTGCTGCCACAGAGCAAGGCGGAGAATCTGCTGAATGCTGTGAGAGATCTGTTCGCCAAATCCGAGTTCAGTGTGGACATCGATGCGGTGGAGATTATGGACGGCACCGATGAGGGCATCTTCAGTTGGTTTACGGTCAACTTTCTGTTGGGCCGTCTGTCCAAAACGAATCAGGCAGCTGCCTTAGATTTGGGTGGCGGCAGCACCCAAGTCACCTTCTCGCCCACAGATCCGGAACAGGTGCCCGTGTACGACAAGTACATGCATGAGGTGGTCACATCCAGCAAAAAGATCAATGTGTTTACGCACAGCTATCTGGGATTGGGTTTGATGGCCGCCCGTCATGCTGTCTTCACCAAGGGCTACAATGCCGAGGATACTGTGGTGGAGAGCGTTTGTGTCAATCCCATAATTGCCAATCGCACCTGGATCTACGGCAATGTCAAGTACCAAGTCAGTGGCAAGGAGAATAGCAAATCCTCAGCCGAGCAGCCAGTGGTTGACTTTGATACCTGTCTGGAGCTGGTAAAGAGCAAAGTGATGCCGTTGGTGAAGCCAAAACCATTTACACTCAAACAACATGCGGTAGCCGCGTTCAGTTATTACTTTGAGCGTGCCATCGAATCGGGATTGGTGGATCCAACAACTGGTGGCGAGACCACCGTGGAGGCGTACCGCAAAAAGGCGCAGGAAATCTGTGCCATACCCAATGATGATCAGCCCTTCATGTGCTTCGATTTGACATTCATATCGGTGCTGCTGCGGGAAGGATTTGGTCTCAACGATAGCAAGAAAGTTAAG CTTTACAAGAAGATCGATGGTCATGAGATATCCTGGGCTTTGGGATGTGCCTACAATGTGCTGACCAGCGATGAGAAATTCAATAATTCCTAG